From a region of the Enterobacter cancerogenus genome:
- a CDS encoding acyltransferase — protein MTAVTFFTIYNTWDRYDYDYHWILGFLTFISTIATPLFFVVAGYLDGQSRHGTRWQLDKIKSLVTVFLFWVTLYYLWEPYQRGYLIQPWFVFAFIVIYTFHPVIEWLSQRRTLFCTLIAGLLLFSYGYDLLSVLYPQIHVFSLSPQYRLWTWLLFYLTGQLFCDPQIAAWIARRNVVRAALVAIPFIYLFTWFYERHFFFALFKADRNAFILTGSQIYILIVALVIAANGVRFRRNVEFKEAILAAISKTMTGVYILHYSVFHLLTALIPVTSLSTKLMLIVLTFITSVLFSLLVLANPVAKKVITL, from the coding sequence ATGACGGCGGTGACGTTCTTCACTATCTACAATACCTGGGATCGCTACGACTATGACTATCACTGGATCCTCGGGTTTTTGACCTTTATTTCGACCATTGCCACGCCGCTTTTCTTTGTGGTTGCGGGCTATCTTGACGGGCAATCCCGGCACGGCACCCGCTGGCAGCTGGATAAAATCAAAAGTCTGGTCACGGTGTTTCTGTTCTGGGTAACCCTTTATTACCTGTGGGAACCCTATCAGCGCGGCTATTTAATTCAGCCGTGGTTCGTCTTTGCGTTCATTGTCATCTATACCTTCCACCCGGTGATAGAGTGGTTAAGCCAGCGTCGGACGCTTTTTTGCACCCTTATCGCAGGCCTGCTGCTCTTTTCCTACGGGTACGATTTACTGTCAGTGCTGTACCCACAAATCCATGTCTTCTCGCTCTCTCCCCAGTATCGCCTGTGGACGTGGCTGCTCTTTTATCTGACGGGGCAACTGTTTTGCGATCCGCAGATCGCCGCGTGGATCGCCCGAAGAAACGTGGTCAGAGCAGCGCTTGTGGCGATCCCGTTTATTTACCTGTTCACCTGGTTTTATGAGCGGCATTTCTTTTTTGCGCTGTTCAAAGCGGACAGAAACGCCTTTATTCTGACCGGCTCGCAGATCTATATCCTGATTGTCGCGCTGGTGATTGCGGCTAACGGCGTGCGTTTTCGTCGCAACGTCGAATTTAAAGAGGCTATTCTTGCCGCGATCAGCAAAACGATGACCGGGGTGTATATTCTGCACTATTCCGTTTTTCATCTGCTCACGGCGCTGATACCGGTGACGTCGCTCAGCACAAAACTGATGCTGATAGTGCTGACCTTTATCACCTCCGTGCTCTTTTCCCTGCTGGTTCTGGCGAACCCGGTGGCGAAAAAGGTCATTACGCTTTAG
- the pagP gene encoding lipid IV(A) palmitoyltransferase PagP produces the protein MQRLFPALWMALFIIAFPLRADPTVYGEQRISRWWDAVTDDISQTWEQPERYDLYLPFLSWHARFMYDKEKTDKYNEMPWGGGLGISRYNEEGNWSALFAMMFKDSHNEWQPAMGYGWEKGWYLDNAKDFRLGLGAAAGITARDDFANYVPLPFIFPLFSAGYKRATVQFTYIPGTYNNGNVLFAWLRLGF, from the coding sequence ATGCAACGCCTTTTTCCGGCACTCTGGATGGCCCTGTTTATCATCGCATTTCCCCTTCGAGCTGATCCCACCGTCTACGGTGAACAACGCATCAGCCGCTGGTGGGATGCCGTGACGGACGATATTTCCCAAACGTGGGAACAGCCAGAACGCTACGATCTCTATCTGCCGTTTCTGAGCTGGCACGCCCGCTTTATGTACGACAAGGAAAAAACCGACAAGTATAACGAAATGCCGTGGGGCGGTGGGCTGGGTATTTCCCGCTATAACGAGGAGGGAAACTGGAGCGCGCTCTTCGCCATGATGTTTAAAGATTCCCATAACGAGTGGCAACCCGCGATGGGCTATGGCTGGGAGAAGGGCTGGTATCTCGATAACGCCAAAGATTTTCGCCTGGGTCTGGGGGCGGCAGCAGGGATCACCGCGCGAGACGATTTTGCCAACTACGTGCCGCTGCCGTTTATCTTCCCGCTGTTCTCGGCGGGCTATAAGCGCGCCACCGTCCAGTTCACCTACATTCCCGGCACCTACAACAACGGTAATGTGCTGTTCGCCTGGCTGCGCCTGGGCTTCTAA
- the shiA gene encoding shikimate transporter, with product MDSTLISDRPDEETPSLNRARRAALGSFAGAVVDWYDFLLYGITAALVFNREFFPQISPAMGTLAAFATFGVGFLFRPLGGVIFGHFGDRLGRKRMLMLTVWMMGIATALIGILPSFATIGWWAPVLLVTLRAVQGFAVGGEWGGAALLSVESAPKNRKAFYSSGVQVGYGVGLLLSTGLVSLISQLTTDEQFLSWGWRIPFIFSIVLVIAALWVRNGMEESAEFEQQRREKPEAKKRLPVMEALIQHPGAFLKIIALRLCELLTMYIVTAFALNYSTQNLGLPRELFLNIGLLVGGISCLTIPCFAWLADRFGRRRVYITGALVGTLSAWPFFMALEAQSVFWIVFFAIMLANIAHDMVVCVQQPMFTELFGASYRYSGAGVGYQVASVVGGGFTPFIAATLVTFSGGNWHSVAIYLLAGCLLSALTALLMKEPKPH from the coding sequence ATGGACTCCACCCTCATCTCCGATCGTCCCGACGAGGAGACCCCTTCGCTTAACCGCGCCCGCCGCGCCGCTCTGGGCAGCTTTGCCGGGGCCGTCGTCGACTGGTATGACTTTCTGCTTTATGGCATCACCGCCGCGCTGGTGTTTAACCGCGAGTTCTTCCCCCAGATAAGCCCGGCGATGGGCACGCTCGCCGCCTTTGCAACCTTTGGTGTCGGCTTCCTGTTTCGCCCCCTCGGCGGCGTGATCTTCGGCCACTTTGGCGACCGTCTGGGGCGCAAACGCATGCTGATGCTGACCGTGTGGATGATGGGCATTGCCACGGCGCTGATTGGTATTTTGCCGTCGTTTGCCACCATCGGCTGGTGGGCGCCCGTCCTGCTGGTGACGCTTCGCGCGGTGCAGGGCTTTGCCGTCGGCGGCGAATGGGGCGGCGCGGCGCTGCTCTCCGTTGAAAGCGCGCCGAAAAACCGCAAAGCCTTCTACAGCAGCGGCGTACAGGTGGGGTATGGCGTCGGCCTGCTGCTCTCCACCGGGCTGGTGTCGCTGATTAGCCAACTCACCACCGACGAACAGTTCCTGAGCTGGGGCTGGCGTATTCCGTTTATCTTCAGCATTGTGCTGGTGATTGCCGCCCTGTGGGTTCGAAACGGCATGGAGGAATCCGCCGAGTTTGAACAGCAGCGGCGCGAAAAGCCGGAGGCAAAAAAACGGCTGCCGGTGATGGAGGCGCTAATCCAGCATCCGGGGGCGTTTTTGAAGATCATCGCCCTGCGGCTGTGCGAACTTCTGACGATGTATATCGTGACCGCCTTCGCCCTGAACTATTCGACGCAAAACCTCGGCCTGCCGCGCGAGCTGTTTCTGAATATCGGCCTGCTGGTCGGCGGCATAAGCTGTCTGACTATCCCCTGCTTTGCCTGGCTGGCAGACAGGTTTGGGCGCCGACGGGTCTACATCACCGGTGCGCTGGTTGGCACCCTTAGCGCCTGGCCGTTCTTTATGGCCCTGGAGGCGCAATCCGTCTTCTGGATTGTCTTCTTCGCCATCATGCTGGCAAACATTGCTCACGACATGGTGGTGTGCGTCCAGCAACCGATGTTTACCGAACTGTTCGGCGCGAGCTATCGCTACAGCGGCGCTGGCGTGGGGTATCAGGTGGCGAGCGTGGTGGGCGGCGGATTCACGCCGTTTATAGCCGCCACGCTGGTGACCTTCTCCGGCGGCAACTGGCACAGCGTGGCGATCTATCTGCTGGCAGGCTGCTTGCTCTCGGCCCTCACCGCGCTGCTGATGAAAGAGCCGAAGCCGCATTAG
- a CDS encoding AMP nucleosidase encodes MHNKGSSLTPAQALDTLDALYEQSVNALRSAISDYIESGKLPDEKARSEGLFVYPSISVTWDGSASSTPKTRAYARFTHAGCYSTTVTRPGLFRPYLEEQLTLLYQDYGAHISVEPSRHEIPYPYVIDGSELTLDRSMSAGLTRHFPTTELSQIGDETADGIYHPAEFSPLSHFDARRVDFSLARLRHYTGTSAEHFQPFVLFTNYTRYVDEFVRWGCSQILDPDSPYIALSCAGGIWITAETEAPEQAISDLAWKKHQMPAWHLITADGQGITLINIGVGPSNAKTICDHLAVLRPDVWLMIGHCGGLRESQLIGDYVLAHAYLRDDHVLDAVLPPDIPIPSIAEVQRALYDATKEVSGMPGEEVKQRLRTGTVVTTDDRNWELRYSASALRFNLSRAVAIDMESATIAAQGYRFRVPYGTLLCVSDKPLHGEIKLPGQANRFYEGAISEHLQIGIRAIDLLRAEGDKLHSRKLRTFNEPPFR; translated from the coding sequence ATGCATAATAAGGGCTCCAGCCTGACCCCGGCTCAGGCGCTGGACACACTCGACGCGCTGTACGAGCAATCCGTTAACGCGCTGCGCAGCGCCATCAGCGACTATATTGAAAGCGGCAAACTGCCCGACGAAAAGGCCAGAAGTGAGGGCCTTTTTGTTTATCCATCGATCTCCGTGACCTGGGACGGTAGCGCCAGCTCCACCCCGAAAACTCGCGCTTACGCCCGCTTTACCCACGCCGGTTGTTACAGCACGACCGTCACCCGACCGGGGCTGTTTCGCCCCTACCTGGAAGAACAGCTTACGCTGCTGTATCAGGATTACGGCGCGCACATTTCGGTGGAACCGTCGCGACATGAGATCCCCTATCCTTACGTGATCGACGGCTCCGAGCTGACGCTTGACCGATCCATGAGCGCGGGGCTGACGCGCCACTTCCCGACGACTGAGCTATCTCAGATTGGCGACGAGACGGCTGACGGGATCTATCACCCCGCCGAGTTTTCCCCGCTGTCGCATTTCGATGCCCGCCGCGTCGATTTCTCGCTGGCGCGCCTGCGTCACTACACCGGCACGTCCGCAGAGCATTTCCAGCCTTTCGTGCTGTTCACCAACTACACCCGCTACGTTGACGAGTTTGTCCGCTGGGGCTGTAGCCAGATCCTCGACCCCGACAGCCCGTACATCGCCCTCTCCTGCGCGGGCGGTATCTGGATCACCGCCGAAACCGAAGCGCCGGAGCAGGCCATTTCAGACCTGGCGTGGAAAAAGCACCAGATGCCCGCCTGGCACCTGATCACGGCTGACGGCCAGGGCATTACGCTGATTAACATTGGCGTGGGGCCTTCCAACGCGAAAACGATCTGCGATCACCTGGCAGTGCTTCGCCCGGACGTCTGGCTGATGATCGGCCACTGCGGCGGCCTGCGTGAAAGCCAGCTGATTGGGGACTACGTGCTCGCCCATGCGTATCTGCGTGACGACCACGTGCTTGACGCAGTGCTGCCGCCGGATATCCCGATCCCGAGCATTGCCGAGGTTCAGCGCGCGCTATACGACGCGACCAAAGAGGTGAGCGGCATGCCAGGCGAAGAGGTGAAGCAGCGCCTGCGCACCGGGACGGTGGTCACCACCGACGATCGCAACTGGGAGCTGCGCTACTCCGCCTCTGCGCTGCGTTTTAACCTGAGCCGTGCGGTCGCCATCGATATGGAGAGCGCCACCATTGCCGCGCAGGGATACCGCTTCCGCGTGCCTTACGGCACGCTGCTGTGCGTCTCGGATAAACCCCTGCACGGTGAAATCAAGCTCCCGGGCCAGGCCAACCGTTTCTACGAAGGGGCGATTTCGGAGCATTTGCAAATCGGCATCCGTGCCATCGATTTGCTGCGTGCTGAAGGTGATAAGCTGCACTCCCGTAAGCTGCGCACTTTCAACGAACCGCCGTTCCGCTAA
- a CDS encoding efflux RND transporter permease subunit, translated as MDISRQFINNPIRVWLTILLLGVGGIFALLNIGRLEDPAFTIKTAVVITHYPGASAQQVEEEVTLPLENALQQLPYLDNVSSISSNGLSQITVNIASRYHSSELPQIWDELRRRVGDAARQFPPGVVTPFVNDDFGDVFGFFFAISGDAFSNPELVQYAEQLRRELVLVPGVGKVAIGGVISPQINIDISLTKMAARGITLNQLSALLSRLNVVSSAGEITAGTESIRLHPTGEFENIDELADLIVTPSGTGAATRLRDIATLSRGLNESPASIYHANGRKAVTMGVSFIPGVNVIDVGHALEAKLERMSAEKPAGIHLDLFYDQAAEVGHSVNGFIVNFLMALAIVIGVLLIFMGVRSGIIIAFSLALNVLGSLLIMYLWGIELQRISLGALIIALSMLVDNAIVIVEGVLIARQQGSPLLTAINYIIRRSALPLLGATVIAILAFAPIGLSQDSTGEYCKSLFQVLLISLMLSWFSALTITPVLITWWLFKHDSAPEKTQAADPYDKAFYRLYQRLLNALLRRKAPTLIVMAALLAAAIWGFGSVRQNFFPSSNTPIFFVDLWLPYGTDINWTEKMTSDIEKTLNDQPGVETTVSTIGQGSMRFILTYSGQRQYSNYAQIMVRMDDRRRITPLTRHVEEYIARNYPQVNASTKRVAFGPSGDSAIEVRIKGPDPDRLRLIASQVDDILSRDPATDSVRNDWQNRSKVIRPQYVPALGRELGVDKQDVDNALEMNFSGSRAGLYREGSDLLPVIVRPPESERQDANHLNNVLVWSQTRQQYIPLSNVVSGFALEWEDPLILRRDRMRVLTVQTDPAPQSQQTSGDILARVQPKIDALPLPAGYSIEWGGDAENASEAQQGVFTTLPLGYLVMFVITVLMFSSVKNAVAIWLTVPLALIGVTPGFLITGIPFGFMALIGLLSLSGMLIRNGIVLVEEIEQQKGLKNQHEAIMYAATSRLRPILLTAFTTVLGLAPLLLDVFFQSMAVVIMFGLGFATILTLLVLPVIYACFHRKDKAEQ; from the coding sequence ATGGATATCTCACGCCAGTTTATCAATAACCCTATTCGCGTCTGGCTGACGATACTCCTGCTGGGCGTGGGGGGGATTTTCGCCCTGCTGAACATTGGTCGGCTGGAAGACCCCGCATTCACCATTAAAACCGCGGTGGTGATTACCCATTATCCCGGCGCTTCGGCCCAGCAAGTCGAAGAAGAGGTGACGCTGCCGCTGGAAAATGCGCTTCAGCAACTCCCCTATCTCGATAACGTCAGCTCAATCTCATCGAACGGACTGTCCCAAATTACCGTCAATATTGCGTCGCGCTACCACTCGAGCGAGCTTCCGCAAATCTGGGATGAGCTGCGCCGCCGCGTGGGTGACGCCGCGCGGCAGTTTCCGCCGGGCGTGGTGACTCCGTTCGTCAACGATGATTTCGGCGATGTCTTCGGCTTCTTCTTTGCCATTTCCGGAGATGCGTTCAGCAACCCGGAACTGGTGCAGTATGCCGAGCAGCTTCGCCGCGAGCTGGTGCTGGTGCCCGGTGTCGGCAAGGTCGCCATCGGCGGGGTGATTAGCCCGCAGATCAACATTGATATCTCGTTGACCAAAATGGCGGCGCGCGGCATTACGCTGAACCAGCTTTCTGCCCTGCTCAGCCGGCTTAACGTGGTTTCCAGCGCCGGTGAAATCACCGCAGGCACCGAGTCCATCCGCCTGCATCCTACTGGTGAGTTTGAGAATATCGACGAGCTGGCCGACCTGATCGTCACCCCTTCCGGCACGGGAGCCGCGACGCGTCTGCGCGACATCGCCACGCTGTCGCGCGGGCTGAATGAATCCCCGGCCAGCATTTACCATGCTAATGGCCGAAAAGCCGTCACCATGGGCGTCTCCTTTATCCCGGGTGTAAACGTCATTGACGTCGGTCACGCGCTGGAAGCGAAGCTGGAGCGGATGTCGGCAGAAAAACCCGCGGGTATCCATCTCGATCTCTTTTACGATCAGGCGGCGGAAGTCGGCCATTCGGTTAACGGGTTTATTGTGAACTTCCTGATGGCGCTGGCGATTGTCATCGGGGTGTTGCTGATTTTTATGGGCGTGCGCAGCGGGATTATCATCGCCTTCTCCCTGGCGCTCAACGTGCTGGGCTCCCTGCTTATCATGTATCTGTGGGGCATAGAGCTGCAGCGTATCTCGCTCGGGGCGCTGATTATCGCCCTCAGCATGCTGGTGGATAACGCCATCGTGATTGTTGAAGGGGTCCTGATCGCCCGGCAGCAGGGCTCCCCGCTGTTAACGGCGATTAACTACATTATCCGCCGCTCGGCCCTCCCCCTGCTGGGAGCGACGGTGATCGCCATTTTGGCCTTTGCACCGATTGGCCTGTCGCAGGACTCTACCGGTGAATACTGCAAATCGCTGTTCCAGGTGCTGCTCATTTCGCTGATGCTGAGCTGGTTTTCCGCACTCACCATCACGCCGGTACTGATCACGTGGTGGTTGTTCAAACACGACAGCGCGCCGGAAAAAACGCAGGCGGCCGATCCCTACGACAAAGCGTTTTACCGGCTTTACCAGCGTCTGCTCAACGCCCTGTTACGGCGCAAAGCGCCCACGCTTATCGTGATGGCGGCGCTGCTGGCGGCGGCTATCTGGGGGTTTGGCTCGGTGCGCCAGAACTTCTTTCCGTCGTCCAATACCCCGATTTTCTTTGTCGACCTCTGGTTACCCTACGGTACCGATATTAACTGGACCGAAAAAATGACCAGCGATATCGAAAAAACCCTTAACGACCAGCCGGGCGTGGAAACCACCGTCTCCACCATTGGTCAGGGGAGTATGCGTTTCATCCTGACCTACAGCGGGCAGCGCCAGTACAGCAACTACGCGCAAATCATGGTCAGGATGGACGATCGGCGCAGAATCACGCCGCTGACGCGTCACGTTGAGGAGTACATCGCGCGAAATTATCCCCAGGTCAATGCCAGCACGAAACGCGTGGCGTTTGGTCCCTCCGGCGACAGTGCAATTGAGGTGCGTATCAAAGGGCCAGACCCGGACAGGCTCCGTCTGATTGCCAGCCAGGTTGACGATATCCTCAGCCGCGACCCAGCCACCGACAGCGTCAGAAACGACTGGCAGAACCGCAGCAAAGTGATCCGTCCCCAGTATGTGCCTGCCCTTGGCCGTGAACTGGGCGTGGATAAACAGGATGTCGATAACGCGCTGGAGATGAACTTCTCCGGCAGCCGCGCGGGACTGTACCGGGAAGGCAGCGACCTGCTGCCGGTGATCGTCCGGCCGCCGGAGAGTGAACGTCAGGACGCGAATCATCTTAATAATGTGCTGGTGTGGAGCCAGACCCGGCAGCAGTACATCCCCCTGAGCAACGTGGTAAGCGGATTTGCGCTGGAGTGGGAAGATCCGCTGATCCTGCGCCGCGACCGCATGCGCGTGCTCACCGTGCAGACCGACCCGGCCCCGCAGAGCCAACAAACGTCCGGCGACATCCTTGCCCGCGTGCAGCCGAAAATCGACGCCCTCCCCCTTCCCGCAGGCTACAGCATTGAGTGGGGTGGAGACGCGGAGAACGCCAGCGAAGCACAGCAAGGGGTGTTTACCACCCTGCCGCTGGGATACCTGGTGATGTTTGTGATAACCGTGCTGATGTTCAGCTCGGTGAAAAATGCCGTGGCTATCTGGCTGACCGTGCCGCTGGCCCTGATTGGCGTCACCCCCGGTTTTTTAATCACCGGGATCCCGTTTGGCTTTATGGCGCTGATTGGCCTGCTGAGCCTGAGCGGGATGTTGATCCGCAACGGCATTGTGCTGGTCGAAGAGATTGAGCAGCAAAAGGGGCTGAAAAATCAGCATGAGGCCATTATGTATGCGGCTACCTCGCGTCTGCGCCCGATTCTGTTGACCGCCTTCACCACAGTGCTCGGGCTGGCTCCGCTGCTGCTGGATGTTTTCTTCCAGAGCATGGCTGTTGTCATTATGTTTGGACTGGGATTTGCTACAATCCTGACGCTGCTGGTTCTCCCGGTAATTTATGCGTGTTTCCATCGTAAGGACAAAGCTGAACAATAA